In the genome of Nomascus leucogenys isolate Asia chromosome 12, Asia_NLE_v1, whole genome shotgun sequence, the window ttaagtctgtagTTGGAAGGGAGGAGGTTccaattaaaaccaaaataagcTGCTTTAATGGTCTTTTAAATTGACACGTGAACAATGATTTTAGTATTGGTATCTGTCAAAGGTCCTAGGAAATCCTCAGCTGATAAGGCCCAATGCTTCCAATTAGGAACCGTGCAGATCTGCAGCCAATAATGATTTCTGGGTCCCTGCAGAAATGCTGCAGACACTTATTGCAAATTACTGACAAAAAGCTCTGCTGTATTGATGAGAGGAAGTACAGGCGGCTTTCGGTGTCCCCGTCAGGTATACCTCATAATGAGAGAGCTTGAAGTTTTGACTTagcctttttccttccctccacccTTAAAGCAGCATTTCATTGATGAGTAAAAATCTCGCCTCCCACCAGCTTTAAGCATGTTAGACATTTCTTCCCAGATTTTTTACACGAAGGCCACTAATTTGATGTCAGGCTCCGGCAAAGCTCTCATCAATATTATCTACGAGTGCTGCCTAATACAGCTCCAATGCCCGAGGAATCAAAATAAGCAAATCTTTGAAGGTTTTTCAGGCACCAAAAGGCAGAGACCGAGAGAAAGGTGCGAGAAGTTTCTAAATGTGAAGCCTCCCTTTCCCAAGCGACGATCGGAAGAGCAATTAGGCTGCTGCTTTCTCCCAGTTCCAATGTCCAGGCAGGTTTCTCCCCCGAAAGGCGGGAAAGGCGCGGGCCCGGGCAGGGACAGGAAAAGACCAGGCCCGAGGACCCGCAGCGCCCCGGCGCCCCCTGCGGTGACCCGCGGCCCTGCAGCGCGGGCGGCCCGCAGTCCCCCGCCTGGCTGGGGACCCGAGCCTGCAGCTCCTGGGCACCAACTGGGCTCCTGCATTGCCTGGGACTGTGCGAGGAGCCCCCATTACGTTCCTTggtgtatacgtgtgtgtacatacatatatgattattttaatgatgcacataattattttatttaaatcttcatcCTCTCTTGCTTTGGTTGTTTGTTTCTGACTACCTCCAAGGCAGGCTAATAAGaaggttcatttttatttttcttaatgattgTTTACAGAGGTCCATccaggcttatttatttatttatttatttattcctggcTATCTGCTAATTACCGTTCCAGTTCTGAATGTTCAGATCTTCGCTGAAAGCTCCTGTCTTGCTCCTGACCCTAAGCGCGATTCGGTTTTTCTGCAGCTCCcctatttctgtttcatttcaaaaGGGCAAAAGTCTTGGTCTTGAGCTTTCGGCCCCGGAGTCCATGCCACGGGCGATGTGTGCCTCAGCTGTTCCATCAAAAGCCACTGTACTAACAGATCCTGACTGCACTTAGCTTTGTTTCCCTGATACGGTCATATCACATCAACCCGGACGCATGTGAAATTACATCCGCAACTTTAAGCATTTTGTTGCTATCTTCAGTTCGAACAATGTTGTCGATTCGGGACTACATTTTTTGGCAGTCTATAGCACATTTATGACAGATAATAGCTTATTATTGTTCTCTGATATGGCCGATTTTATGCCAAAGAATGAGggcttcttttctcctcctcctcctccttctttccctcctccctttcctcctcctcctcctccctcgaTGCACACCTCTCCCTCCCAACCTCGCCGATGCCTTCTCTGCCGCCCCCTCCCCTTGCATTTGAATTTCCAGATAATAGGCTGTGACTTCTGGCTGCACGTTTATGGGTCTTTTCATGTTATCAACTTAGCTCATAGCGTGGAACTAAAGAACACAGACTGCAAGTGACAGGCCAGCCAGTCAGCAAGGCAAGCCTGTCAGTATCTCTCATCCACTAATGATTTCCCtttagtctattttctgtctcattggccgtttccttcaaaaacaaaattgctCATTTAAATTCTTATGCCTGGGGCATTTTGGTCTTCAAATATTGTTGGAAAGTGAAAGGATTAGGcaaaatatgcttttttaaaatgttaatatattttctggTTCACTTTCTCCTCTGAGGCCAATTAGGAAATTTCTGCTGGCTGCATTAATGTCAAACTGACAACCCCAGCTATAATTACACTGTGCTTGAAACCTAACTTTCACTTGTGGGTAGATGGCTGCGTCTGGCAGTGACATTGAATTCACTCTGCCAGCTTTTGATCATTTAATCATTGCTcgctttcttttcctctttgctaGCTGATTATTTCACCTTTATTCTTTCTGTTGCAAAATGCAGTGTTGTCTTTCATTATTCACAGTTGCATTTTGCAAGGCTCATTAGTGCCATTGTTGCTTCAGTTTGCTGTGCATGAGAATGGATGGTTCCTTCAAGTGCAGCAACCATATGTAAGTTGTTTACCTACTTGATTCGCCACATACATTGGTACTGTTTGActttaaaaatgcagtatctcTTTTAAATAGACAGGGTTCTTTACATCCCAAACACTGATGAAGGCGGTGTGTGTTTTACACTCTGTAGAAGAAAGCTGCAGGAGGGCTAGCCTCTTCATTTGTGAACCATCATGTTCCCTGGGAAGACAGATGACACGCCTCTATCAAAGGAGGAGGCCAGTGACTTTCTCCTTTGACCAAATTATAAACTAGGGTGCTCCTCAGCTCCCGGAGGGATCTCTTCATATTTCTTACCCCTTTGCTCCCTCTGGGTTAGTTTTTCTGCCTAGGCATGAAGAATGGGTGCTATGATCTACCCAGCTTTCCcccttttaaaagttttttgggtttttccTCTCTGGGAAGATACTCGGATTAGGACTCCATGGCTGTGAAGAATTGCCATAGGCCAGCTATCTGAACATAACCCGTGttggtttccttttcctttcttctgttcctttaAAAAGGATATAGGAGCCTGCCTTTAGTCCAAGGAAACGGTGATGCCAACCGAGTGTAAATGTATTGGGGCCCCAGGCTCCAAACTTGACCGAAAACCTACTCTTGGAGGCACAGAGCTCTGCCTTCAAATGGCCACAGGCCCAGGGAGAGGGAGCGGTTCAGAAAATACTGTGCTTCTGCTTCCTGTGGATTTCCAGGGCCTGCCGAGGGACTGTGCTGGGTAAGGGGATCTATGGCCCTCTTCATTCACTCCGTGCCATGAGAGAGAACCTGGCAGTGTCGAATTCACTCCAGCGGGTCTGGGACGCAGGGTCTGGGTGAAAACAGCCTGGGTAGGCTCTCTTGGACTCGGTTCCTCAGATTCTCCCCGCAAAGCCGGAGAGGCCGGGGCGGTCCTTGGGGCCTGGCCCAGAGTCGCCAGTCTAGTTCGGGAAAGAAGCCGCGCCAGGACCTCCGGCGTGGGGCCGAGAGCTGACTGAGGGCAGCTCCCCAGTGGTCCCCGCGACGTCCTCTGGCCGCCGGGACATGAAGACCTAGGCCCGGGTTCGAGGGCCGCGTCAATCTCCGAGGAAGGTGGGCTGGAGCTGGGCTGCAGGGTGAATCTCATTGGGCGCTTCCGTCTCCCCGAAGCCTTTCCGCGTTTCCCGGGCCTCCTTGTCCCAACCGCTGGCCTGTCATCTTCTGCCCGAGGCTCAGCTCGAGGCTCCAAGGTGGCGGGAGTCAGCACCATGCCTGGGACGTCTGACCCAAGCAGCAAAGGAGCAGGAAGGAGAACCTCTGGAGGAAGCGCAGGCAGCCATGCGGAGGGCGGGGAGGAAAAGCATATTTATTGGATTGGCATTTCTCTTAACAGAGCTCTTCGCTAATGATATTTACTTAACTGTATTTGACAGCAGTTACGAACACATCTCCGGTAAACAGGATCTATACTCCTTGCGCCTACAACTGCCTGTCAGTTCCTAAGCCAATCGCAGTAATAACCGCTGGATCATTTTAAATGTGGCTAAAACCGACGTTGGACAAAATCAATCTGCCATATGCTGGCTCTGAAGGAAATCACTTGCACAGTTTGACGAATTGCTTGCAGTCCCTCCAGCAATCCATAACtcgctttcttcttcttccctctgtCTCTGCACCCCCATCTCTCCCCTTTTCCTCGGAGCTCTTTCCCCCATTTTACCCTTTCTCGCAGATTCCAGGTAATCCGAAATGGCACTGACCCTTCTCATTCTCCGATTACCTCTCTGAAGCATGAACTTGGGATAAAATCACACATCAGAAAATTCGCCGTAATTATTTTGCGATGCTATCAGCACCGATCAATCACGCGCGCGGCCCAGTGCTGGAATGCCTAGCGCAGCCCTGGACGCGGACCCGCGTCCCGCCTGACTGACAGTTTTGGTAATTAAGTGATTGTATAGACCTCTCCGGCTGTTCTAACAACCTTGTCAGGGCCTGTCTGTGGACGGAACAAGCTGAAATCAATGTGCTTCCTGCTCTCTGAGCAGTTCTGATCGTGTACTCAGACCGATCGGGGAGGAGGAATCTGACAAAAGGAAAACAGCGGCTCTAAACGATAGGATTAGGGGGAGTAGGTAGAAAGTTTACTTCTTTGGTGGGGAGGGAAGAGCGAGAGACACGCACCAGATCACAAGACCTTCGCTGAGCTGGGCAGCTGGCCCTGGGTGGAGCGAGAGGCTCGGTGCCTGTTACCCTTGGCCCCCAGGCAGGACTGCCGGTACTTTCCTCCCGCCCCCAAGGGGGTGCAGAGGCCTTCCGGGTTGTAGCTGATGGGTTCTGTCCGGCCGCGGACAGCAGCGTCCCCATACGCCGCAGCCACAACTCGGCAGTACAATCGTTTTCGCCCGGATTAGAGGCAGAGACTGGTGGCTCAGTGTAAATGTCATGCAGCagcttttaataaatgaatgttcaGATTGTTAGATTGCGAAGTACATTGTGAGTTCTGTGCGCCTCTCCCCCCCCCCACCCTTCCCAATCCGGCTTCGAATTCCCCCATCCCCCCAATTCAGCACACACATCACACCTCGGCGCACGTTACAAATATGTTACATATTCAGAGTGATCTTGCCACGGCGCCTGCGGGAGGGGCACTCTCCGAGCTTAACATCTACCTCGCCGAGGTCTGCGGGGCGCCCGGGCCGACCGCTGGCACCAGGAACAGGAAAAATACCCTGACAGGACCTGCTCTGCGGAGGCGTCTTTTACAAGCCCACCCTGGAATCTCTGAAAGAGATTCCCTTTGGGAAGAGGGTCCTGAAAGCGCCGAACTAGGAGGCGGGACCTCCAGTTCTCGGCGGAGGGGCTCCAGTTAAGAGTATTTTAATTCTTTCACACCAGCCCTCCCAAATCTTAAAAACCTAACCAATTgaaggcgcacacacacacaaaagggggAAGGGAAGCAAAATCAATCCGCCGAGTTCAAAGCGCGTGTCGCCGGAGGAGGCTGCAGGGTGCTCGGCGCAGGGCCGAGCGCGCAGCGGAGGGCCCCATCGACCACGCGGAGACTGCGGCTCCCACCCGGCAGACATCCAGTgggctgtgtgtttgtgtgcgtggTGGGGGGCGTCACGCCCTAATCCAGCCCGCCGCTTGCCTGTCTCTCCTCCCCTACCAGCCGGCAGCCGCCCATCCTCAGAGAGAAAAATGTGAGTGTGAGCACATTACGCACCATTAGGGACACACTACGGTTTTAATGTGGCCTAATTAGTGCCGCTAACCGaacaaatattattatattgaatAATGATAATATGATGAAAATATTAATGCTTTTGAACTTTGCACATGGGAGCCGTTCTCTCAGTTCTCCTGGGACACCCCAAGCACGCTCAGACCCACCAGCAGATGCGGTCGGGAGCACCTCCAGGAAGGCGAGCCCACAGCTCAAGACATACGTGTGTCATCACAGGCACAGAAACAACACGCCGGGCCATGCCACCAGTCCCCCACCCACACATTGCCCACCACGCAAAAGACCTTCTTCCAATggcattctctttttctctgtaagAGGCGGTAAAAAGCAAACCAGACAGGAGTCCGCTAGGGTCTCCCTTTACTGCGCTTCTACTCGGCACCCCAAGAATGTTGCAGTGGGCGCTCCGAGTGTGTTTGGTTTCAACAGAGGCTGCCAGGCAGTTGGAGTTGCGGAAGAAGGACCCACTCAATTAGCATTTAAATTCACAGCCCCTTCTTATTGCCAAATGTTTCTCCCCAGGGAATTTGGTGAAAAGCAGGAATTTAACAATTAGGAAATGCGGAAGGCTCCTCAAAATACGGATTCGAAATCTTAATTCTCTTACCGATTTTGGAGGGCCGGGGAGTGGGGAAGCGCGCGTGGGCTGGATAGGAGGCACGTCTTGGCTGGCGTGCGCCCTCGTCCCTGACGCACAGCACACCACCTCACTCTTCCCTCCTTGCACCCCCATCCCCTTCTCATGGAGCCCGGGGAGACAGAGCCACAGGAGGCTGGCAGTCCTGTTCTTGCTGCCTGAAGGCAGGTCCAGCTCTTTCCTGGTTGCTGAGCTGCATCAGGGCCAGGGCCTAAGCAGGGTTTTCAGAATGAGGCGTTGGGTGTGTTCCGGGAAATAGGGATGCAGGATCCAGGCCCTAGAGCGCCCCCTCTCGGGATGAACTGCCTCCTACCCCTGCTGGGGACCCACAGGTCACATCCCCGCGCTTTGCGGGAGCTCTTTCTAGGAGGAAACGTCGGTGTTAGCTGCTGCTGAATGAGTTGTTCTTCGACGCAACTACTTACTCCCCTGGCGGTGTGTCTGGACCAGAAGTCACTGCTTAGGCACTTGTCCAGTGGCGTATTCTGTAGACCTGGGAGAGACTGAGAAAGCTGACCCAGGCTGCGCCCAACCTCCGCGCCCCAACTCCTCGCACGGTATCTGGGAACGCGGCCCCGCCTGCACCAAAGGCAGAAAACGGGGCGGGGAGCTTTCAATTTGTTCCAGTGATGGCTCTAACTTAATAAGGCGATTGATTAGCACTCAAAGTGCCGTTTTAATTAGCCGCTTGTTAATTAACATCGCAaatgaatttctctttctctgattgGCATCTTTGCTCAGCGCTCTGAGGCTTTGGtttctcttctgccttggccCCTACATTCCCTCTTACTTAGCCTCCGGATTTGATGGGCTTCAGAGTTCTGTTTATGTATGACATGGCTGTGTCACACAGGGGCCCTTTAATTTCTCCAGGAGCCGGCCTTCAATGGACAATGGTTCAGCTTAGGAGGGGTGAAACAAAATCGTTCCCCATGTCCCCCTCGGCTCTTCCTTCAATTGCCTTCACCTTGTCACCTTCCCAATCTCCACACCTGAATTGGAGGAGCCCTCTTTCTGGGCCTGCTAAGGTCACCAAACCGTCCATGATttgaaaatctagaaagaagaaaggaagcaagagtgTGGATGAGGAAAAGAGGATACAGTCCTTGAGGGGACTGGATCACCTCTTGGGATCAAATCTAAGACTGTGTAACCGGCTGTATATGCTGCTGCCCAGGCCTGTAAACATGTGCAGTTAGTTCCTTTTCCCTCCAAAGTGTCAAAGAGTATTTTGTCTCTTCCTGCTGGACCCAGAAGAGACTCCCTAGAGCCAACATATGGCTACAGATTGCAGCCCAGCCCTACAGTCAGGAGATTAAAATTTTGGACAATTCATGGACATTTTTGCACCATTATTACCCTCAGCTACCATAGAAATCCCTCTACATCCCACTGCTTGAGATGCACTCATGACTGAACACACACTTCATTTCCTTTAGAAAGCTTTACTGTTCCCCCAACTTGTCCCAATGTAAGACTCCCCACTCTCTTTCTCACTCCCACTGTAGCAGGTTCTAATTTGTATCATTGTATTTATGACTGTTTTCCAGCACAAGTTCTTGTCAAACCTGAGGTGAGTTGGTGTCCCAGTCTCAAGCACCTGGCATAGAATGAACATTCAATAATGTTTATCgattgagtgaatgaacaaaatgaatgagggaaggaagaagtgaaaaCAAATATAGCTACTGGGTGTTGCTTATGCTAGAGATCATTGCCACTTTTGTGTATAGTATTTAGCAAACGCTGCTTTACATTTTGTAAAGAGCTTTTACATAGAATGTCTTATTTTGTCATTACACTCACCCTGTTCCAAGCAAGAACTAGTCTCCTCTTTAGTGGAGGAGGAATTCGGTAATCAAAAGGTTAAGTGCCTTGCCCATGAACACATAAAGTGGTAAAATGAGATGAAAACTCTCTTCTCCAGCGTTCTGTCCTCTACATTTCTGCTTACCTTCCTGTGGTTTGCCTCTGTACAACACACATCTAACTCCCAAGGAGAGCCAACTTCACTAGGTTCCTTCCAAACTGCTCATCTTTAAAATTTGGTGAAGCTTATAGCTCTTGAAAATTATATTATGATATCAGAACTATCTCTCAAAACTTTCATTCCCCTAGAACAATTAGTAATTACACAGGTTATCATTTTAACTTGTTCCTGTTAACATACTTTTCAgtcacctaatttttttctttcattttatctttctccATCTGCTCCCAACTCCACTCTCCCAGTTTCAGTCTATTTAAGGGACTCAGTTATGttcttttcatgtctttctctctctgttttctttttggtcaGCAGAGCTGCCAGGATAGTtctctttaatgtattttttttctaagcaaataTGTATCAAATTCTTAAGTAGTTGAAAAGGTAttgataaattgaaaaaaaaaaagaaagaaaggaaacttcCGATTTTTCTGTAGCTTTGAAATGGCGACAGGTCAGACAATCGTCAGGGAGCCAGCCTTAGAAGGTGGAGAGCTCATTTGTGTATCTTGCATCTTATAGAGAGAAACAATAGCAGCTCCCTCGGTTCGGAGCTCTTGGCGCCTCCCAGTGGAGGGAAGCGTCTTTGCACCTCATTCCCCTCACTTGGCATTGCCATCATATGGACCCTTAGAAACGTTCAAATTAAATATGATAGGAAGAAACACCAGCTCCACGTTCATCGTAATGTGTGAGTGAATTTCTTCAAAgttaagtttcatttttaaaaaactgaatgctCTAGTTTAAACACAATCTCAAATACTAAATCTAGATGGTGAAAGTGAATTGTAGAGAGTTTATTTAGGAACaaaatttgttaaatattgaAGTGTTTGAATCATTCTCTGAGGTGGGAAAGGAGCATCTTTGATGCTGATCAGCAGTGATGTGTCCTTCAGAGCCGGGAAGGAAAAGTTTGTTCCCTGTTACCCACAGTTGGCAATAACTGCTTTCTAGGCCAAAATTCCAAAATCTTCCAAAAATTAAacaagtctttttttctcttccccttctccttcttctaaGGAAATGAGGGCCTGAAAGTGAATGATTATATTTCAACTCATGTCAGTTTAGAGactctatttatttgtattttaaatccaGTGGGAAAATCTAAGATTAAATCCAGTTAAAGCATTTTCTTTCGTTTAGAAATATGATATATTTGCACCCTGTTGTGTTTCcgaattgtgattttaaaaaatgaaaagtgaattATGTTTGCCAGAAAATGCATGACTTCTTGgatgtatacattatatactttcagaaaaaaaaacgcAAGAGAGAAACGTGTCTGGAgaaaaaagaactgagaaaagttaaacaaaactccagctctgaaaaaaatttttttcattaagtttGCAATTTGGTCTTCAAGTCCATTTTGTGAATCTTCAGGCCACTACTAACACAGCAACCTTGATAAGAGTCAAGGTCGTGTTTTCCCCTTACCGTTAGTGCTCCTGGAAGCTGATCTAACACCCACCCAGAGAACTCTTCTATGATATTAAccttttcttaagaaaatatgaTCTGAGACATTCACAAAGTGGGGCCTACTAGGTTCCCTTTTGCTTCGCTTTAGAGTTGTCACAAAACACGCACTCCCCTGCCCCCAACACTTccacttttctctctccttttcttttcagatttcattttttttgtagggtCATATCTCCATCGTCTCCCCTGCCAATGCTGTGAATTATTCCAAGCAAAAAAACCCTGTCGAACCGCCCAACACAAGCTGTGCGATCAGCCTTTTGAGCTCTTGAGTCATTTTAGGCGtcggaacaaaacaaaaacaggcttaaatgaattatttatcaAGGTCGAGAATAATTGATTTGTGCAGTGCCGTCAGTTCtggattttaaatttgttttctccccctccccacttcccaccctGAATATGAAGCAACGGGAGTTCGAGTTGGAACCCCCCAGGGCTAGGAGAAAACGCACCATATTAGGGAAGTTGGTGGATGATGATGTTGGAATGGGAAGAACTAATCGATATTTGAAGAGGGAAGAGTAGGTAGGGTCCGCCTGCAGTCTCGGGCAGCCCTAGAGCCCTTCCCGTCCTCCCCACAGCGGTCAACTGTGACAGAGGCGCGGGATATTTAGGCTGCGAAGCTGTGCAGCGCCGGGCCCTGCGGCCTCGGATAAGTCACCTCCGCAAGTCTACCGTCTGCGGTTCGGTAACCGCGGCCGAAGGCAGAGGCCGAGCCCGCGAGCTCTTCGGAGGGTCTCCCGGGCCAGCACTCAGTTCCCGCGCCAAAGGCGTTTGATCCAACCCCGCTCCAGCCTAGAGTGGCCCGACCCCACCCGGCGGGGCGCAGTCACCCGTTCCCGAGGGCCTCCCGGCACCCCTCTGGCCACTGTCAGCCCCTGCCGGGATGAAGCACGTCCGGAGTCCCCGCCTCGGCTCACCAACCCTGTCTTCTCCGCCAAACTCCCTTCGCCTTCCGAGAAGAGCGAGAGCTACCCGGATTGTGCATCTCCTCGCCTCCGTCCCTTCAATCCCCGCTGTTCTCTCGGAACAGCCCTAGGAAAAATGGCACTAAGACGATGAGAAACAGATCAATCCACCCTCCAAGTAGTGCTGTTTTTTATTCTGGGTCAAACACACCGATTTCCCTAGGAAAACGCAGGCAGGATGAGTCGCCCAGCTACCCCCTTCAGGACCCGGGGCTCACACAGAAGCAGTTCCGACCGAAAGGCAAGAGCTTGTCCCAGGAGGTCATTTGCCTCCCTGACACCCCTCCCTGCGTCCTCAACAGTTAAAAGCTGTGGCCCAGAAAGCGCCCTCCAGAACTGCAACTAAACCCCAGATTTCGGCCCAGCCTTTGGAGACATTAAAGGCCACTCGAACATCATTCCAGACCTAGTCACGGAAGCGATGCCCGCCTCGCAGATTCATAGGGTTCTTAAAATGGTAATTTGGAGTAAAATGTAACTGAAAGAACTTTGAATCATTCATTAGCATCTTATAATTACTCTGCTAATTAGGTTGACACGGCACTTAATCAGGAGTAATACGCCGTCTTGTCACTGGCACTTTCCATTACTCAGACATTCAACAAGAGACAGGTTGGAGACGTCCTAGAGAAAATAATGCAAGTTGATATACTCCAACGAGGCGTCACAGTCATGCTCCGGGTCCCAAGTGGATCCGCAGTGACTGTTTCCTTTCCAAATGAGCGCTCGCCGAAAGGGGCCGGGGGACAGGGGTGGACGGACTGCCGCGGGGCGCGGACTGCAGACCAGCCGCTATGGGTCCTGAGCCCTGCGCCCGCCCGACACCGCAGTGAACCGTGGCTGCCCCCGCCACCAGAGAACGCCTCGGGCATTAGCTCCCCCGTTCGGGAGAAAGCGTCTGGCCAGGCATTTTTTCCAGCACGGGCTCTCACTGGAGACCAGGCTGTGTCCCCAGCTTGGAGCCTCAGGCCTTGTCCTCCCCGAGAGTGCCTGGTGGACACGGACCCGGCTGTGTCCCTCTCAGGGATTCGCCGCCCGCCAGGCCGAGCCTGAGCGCCTGGGTTCGCTGGGGAAGAAATCAGAGCCCACAGCCGACCCGCCCGCTTATGCAAGGCTCCGGCGCCTGAAGTGACACACTTTTCTGTGGATCTTCAGGGATCTCCTTCCTCCGCTCTTAATGTCTTCGGACTATTCCCGCGCGCGTTTGGGGAGGCTGCGAGGGCGGCCGCGCTGGAGCCTAAAGGTAAGTCCCTTCCcgtccccttttctctctctcttctgactTAAGAAAACCGGGCAAATCCTtcctacttttgtttttctttctcccctttggTTCCCTTTCTCTGGTCTCCCTCTgatctcttcctccctctccctctgccccgcACTCGTGATTGTGGACACCGGGACCACCGGACTCGGAGTTCGGCTCAGGGCTGCGGGCGCAGGGATGTGCGGGTTCTCAAAAGAGCAGCGCACTCCGAGCCGAGTCCGCTGACGGGCTCGCGAGCGCTGCGCCTATTGGCTCCCAGCACGTCGGCGTCCCTCGCTCGCGCGGGCGCGGCCAATGGGGGCGCGGGGCCGGACGCGCGGCCTCGGCGGCGGGGGCGCGGGCACGGCGCGGCGCGGGGAGCGGCGGCGGTGGCCGTGACGTCACGGGAGGGGGTCGGCGCCGCCCGCGAGCTGCCGGATTACAAGGGAACGCGCCCGGCAGCGGCCGGAGTCGCCCGGCATCACGTCTCAGTCGCTTCCTCCGCCTGTGCCTGCTCCTTCTCGTCGTCCTCCTCTTCCTCGTCCTCCTCGGGTTGCCGCAGCCGCTGCGGCCGTGTCTGCCCCGCAACTTTCCAAGAAAGTTCAGAAACTCGGCTACGGGGCTGCCGAGTGGCGCGCGGCTGCCACCTCGGGAGCCGCGGGGCAGTTCTGAGGGCGCGCGGCCGCCCGGGCTTCGCGGTCGCTGCACCTGCCGCGTCCGCCGCCGCCACCGCTGCCGCCCGGTGCCAGGCTGTGGGCAGAttccggcggcggcggcggcggcggctttGGGATAGCTTCCCGCCGCCTGCGCCTTCGCCTGGGTCCTCCGCGCCGCCACCGTCGCGCCACGTGCGCAGTCGTTCCTGGAGCGCAAGTTCCGAGCTttctcagaaatttttttaactCCCCCGCCCCCCGCATCTTTTTTCTTCCCACCCCTACTTTTtgcataagagaaaaaaagttgtGTCGAAAGTATCCACAGATTGCCACTTCCCAATTACCCTTCCTTCTCTCccgcccccccctttttttttttttttttttttttttaagcggcGGCAACATTGTtggtgtttattttgttttacgaTCGATAGCTGCCTTCGCTGGTTCGGGGCGGCTGCTGAACGGCGGAGTGGCGTGGACCTCATGTAGAAATGACAACAATGGAAGGGGCCAGCGGGTCGAGTTTTGGAATAGACACGATTTTGTCCAGTGCCAGTTCAGGCAGCCCGGGCATGATGAATGGAGATTTCCGCCCGCTCGGTGAGGCCAGGACCGCGGATTTTAGGAGTCAGGCCACCCCATCTCCCTGTTCGGAGATTGATACCGTAGGGACGGCGCCTTCTTCTCCTATCTCAGTCACCATGGAGCCCCCGGAGCCGCATCTGGTAGCAGACGCGACCCAGcatcatcaccacctccaccacagccagcagccgccgccgccgccggccgCGGCCCCGACGCAAAGTTTGCAGCCTTCGCCCCAacagcagccgccgccgccgccacagCAGCCGCCGCCACCCGCCCAGCAGCTGGGCTCGGCCGCCTCGGCCCCCAGGACTTCCAcgtcttcttttttaattaaggACATCTTGGGTGACAGCAAACCTTTGGCGGCATGTGCACCCTACAGCACCAGCGTATCCTCTCCCCACCACACCCCGAAGCAGGAGAGCAACGCAGTGCACGAGAGCTTCAGGCCAAAGCTCGAGCAAGAGGACAGCAAAACCAAACTCGACAAGCGGGAGGATTCCCAGGGCGACATCAAATGCCACGGTGAGTCCCGCCACCCAGCGCTCTCGGCCGTCTAGCTTGTCCTCCTGGTTCCCAATCTCCCCTACAGCCTTCAGCAAATCTCTGCGGGGGAGC includes:
- the BARHL2 gene encoding barH-like 2 homeobox protein encodes the protein MTTMEGASGSSFGIDTILSSASSGSPGMMNGDFRPLGEARTADFRSQATPSPCSEIDTVGTAPSSPISVTMEPPEPHLVADATQHHHHLHHSQQPPPPPAAAPTQSLQPSPQQQPPPPPQQPPPPAQQLGSAASAPRTSTSSFLIKDILGDSKPLAACAPYSTSVSSPHHTPKQESNAVHESFRPKLEQEDSKTKLDKREDSQGDIKCHGTKEEGDREITSSRESPPVRAKKPRKARTAFSDHQLNQLERSFERQKYLSVQDRMDLAAALNLTDTQVKTWYQNRRTKWKRQTAVGLELLAEAGNYSALQRMFPSPYFYHPSLLGSMDSTTAAAAAAAMYSSMYRTPPAPHPQLQRPLVPRVLIHGLGPGGQPALNPLSSPIPGTPHPR